The Deinococcus reticulitermitis sequence CGTGGGCGCCTGCGAGATCCACTCGCCTTCGGGGAGCATGCCGACGACCTCCGAGTGCGCGTGCTGCGAGATCATGCGGATCAGTTGCCGGCGGTACTCGGCGGGCATCCAGTCGCCCGGCTCGATCTTGTCGCCCGCCGCAATCCGCGCTTCGAAGGCCGCGTGCTGCTCGGGCGTTTCCCCTGGAGAAATGTGCTTGGGCAGCGTCGCCTGTACCGGCTGTTCCTGAATGGTCTGTCCTGCAATGGTCTGGGGCTGAACCTGGGTCATGAAACCGCCTCCTGGGGGAGCACTGCTCGGCGCTGAAGTCCTCGGCGGGACAAGGCGAGCAGACGCGTCGCAATGGAACTGGGACCAGTTTACCTAACGGGCGTTAGTCTCAGTGTAAAGCGGTCCAACATTGGGTGAATGGCACCTTGCACAGTTCCGCTGGGCGGGACAGTCGCTCTGGTGCTGAGCGGACGAAAACCCTTGCTGCTGGGGAAGCAGGTTATCTTCCCACCATGAGCCATGTCGCCCTGCGGGGTCTGGAATTCCATGCCTTTCACGGCGTCTACGGCGCAGAAGCTGAGCTCGGCGCCCGCTTCACGGTCGATGCCGAACTGCACTACCCCTTTGCCGGCCGGCCCGACGACCTCGACGCCACCGTGAACTACGCCGCCGCTTACGCGGCCATCCGGGAAGAAGTCACCGAGCGGCGCCACCTGCTGATCGAAACCCTGGCTGACCGCATCGGCCGACGTCTGCTGAGCGATTTTCCGCCGCTCACGCGCGTCAGGGTGCGGGTCCATAAACCGTTTGCCCCCCTGCCGGGGATCTTTCAGGATGTCTACGCCGAGCTCGAGCTTGGACGCGAGTGAGCACCGCCTATATCGCCCTGGGCGCCAACCTCGGTGAGCCGCGGCCGATGCTGGGGTGGGCGCGGGAGCAGGTGGAACGATTGGGCACCGTGACCGGCGTCTCGCGTCTCTACCGGACGGCTCCGGTCGGCGGTCCGCCGGGCCAGCCGGACTATCTGAACGCTGCGCTGAGGCTGGACACCGAGCTTTCACCTGCGGCGCTCATGGCGGCCCTCCACGAGATCGAGGCCCGCGCCGGACGCCGGCGCCGGGAGCGCTGGGAAGCCCGGGTGCTTGATCTGGACCTTCTGCTCTATGGTGCCCTGACTTCCGAAACGGATCCGGTCTTGCCGCATCCCCGCGCCTGGGAGCGCGCCTTCGTCCTCGCGCCGCTGGCCGACCTGAACGCGCAGCACAGGCACCCGCACACCGGGGAAACCGTCGCGGACGCCCTGGCAAGAGTGGGAACAAGCGGACTTGAAGTGCTGTCCGAGGGCTGGTGATTCCCCCTGGTGGCCCGGTTGACCGCCGCAGCGTTGCCCCCAATCGAGTCGCGTGGCAGGAAGGGCCGAGTCCGCTAACCACCGCCCTCAGGCAACGAAAAACCCCCGGCAGGTACCGAGGGCCTGGGGTCACATGAAGGCTGCGCGTTACTCGTCGTCTCCTGCCTCATCCGCCACGCGCTTGCCGGCCATCCATTCGAGGCCGGTCCACATCAGCTCGTCGAGGTCGCCGTCGAGCACGTCGTCGGGGTTGTATTTCATGAGTCCGGTGCGGTGGTCTTTGATGTACTGCTTGTCGAGAACGTAGGAGCGGCTCTGGCTGCCCCACTCGATCTTGGACTGGGCGCCGCGGGCTGCGGCTTCCTCGGCCTCACGCTTTTTCATTTCGATGTCGTACAGGCGCTGCTTGAGGATCTGGAGGGCGAGGTCATGGTTCTTGATCTGTGAGCGCGTGATCTGGCACGCCACCGCGATCCCGGTGGGGATGTGGGTCAGGCGTACCGCCGAGTCGGTCGTGTTCACGCCCTGCCCGCCGGCTCCCTGCGAACGGAACACGTCGCGCCGCAGGTCGGAGTCGGGGATGTGAATATTGATTTCTTCCTCAGGCACTTCAGGCACCACATCCACCGACGCAAAGCTCGTCTGCCGGCGGTTGTTGGAGTCGAAAGGAGAGACGCGCACCAGTCGGTGAACGCCGTGTTCAGGCGCCATCATTCCGAACGCCTTCTCCCCCCGGATAATGAATTCGATGCTCTGATAGCCCGCTTGCTCGCCTGGCTGCTCGTCAAGGATATCCACCTTGTAGCCCCGGCGCTCGGCCCAGCGCATGTACATCCGCGCGAGCATCCCGGCCCAGTCCTGGGCTTCGGTGCCGCCCGCGCCGCCCTTGACCCGCACGATGGCCGCCGTATCTGCGTGCTTCATGGTGAAAAGGGTTTCGCGGTAGAGGTCATCGACCCGCTTTTGCAACCCAGCCTGCTCCTCGTCAAGCATGACCTTCTCTTCCTCGTCAGCCAGCTCCAACATCTCGCTCAGGCCCTGCGCATCGGCCTGGAGGGTGCCGTATTCCTCCACGATCCGCCGCAGCGAGCCGGCCTCCTGCGTGACCTGTCGGGCCCGGCCCGAATCGTTCCAGAGGGCCGGGTCGCTGAGTTTGCGGTCAAGTTCGTTCAGCCTGCGCGCTTTGCCGGGAATGTCAAAGGTACTCCCGGAGCGACGCCAATTTTTCCAGCAGTTCTTGCATGGTGCGTTTCTCCTTTCCTCGCTTCTTACCAACCCAGGCCAGAAACCTGGGCCCGGGAGGGGAGCGGGGGCCAATGCCAAGGAAACAGTATACGCGAAAACTGCCTCTGAGACGCGTTCTAACTGGTATCGAGGGCGTCTCTCAAGAAACGCTCGG is a genomic window containing:
- the prfB gene encoding peptide chain release factor 2 (programmed frameshift); its protein translation is MQELLEKLASLREYLDIPGKARRLNELDRKLSDPALWNDSGRARQVTQEAGSLRRIVEEYGTLQADAQGLSEMLELADEEEKVMLDEEQAGLQKRVDDLYRETLFTMKHADTAAIVRVKGGAGGTEAQDWAGMLARMYMRWAERRGYKVDILDEQPGEQAGYQSIEFIIRGEKAFGMMAPEHGVHRLVRVSPFDSNNRRQTSFASVDVVPEVPEEEINIHIPDSDLRRDVFRSQGAGGQGVNTTDSAVRLTHIPTGIAVACQITRSQIKNHDLALQILKQRLYDIEMKKREAEEAAARGAQSKIEWGSQSRSYVLDKQYIKDHRTGLMKYNPDDVLDGDLDELMWTGLEWMAGKRVADEAGDDE
- the folB gene encoding dihydroneopterin aldolase; translation: MSHVALRGLEFHAFHGVYGAEAELGARFTVDAELHYPFAGRPDDLDATVNYAAAYAAIREEVTERRHLLIETLADRIGRRLLSDFPPLTRVRVRVHKPFAPLPGIFQDVYAELELGRE
- the folK gene encoding 2-amino-4-hydroxy-6-hydroxymethyldihydropteridine diphosphokinase: MSTAYIALGANLGEPRPMLGWAREQVERLGTVTGVSRLYRTAPVGGPPGQPDYLNAALRLDTELSPAALMAALHEIEARAGRRRRERWEARVLDLDLLLYGALTSETDPVLPHPRAWERAFVLAPLADLNAQHRHPHTGETVADALARVGTSGLEVLSEGW